DNA from Selenomonadales bacterium:
TAGACGCTATCGTATTCACGGCAGGTCTTGGTGAAAACGGTATCTCCATGCGTGCTAAAATCGCAAGCGAACTCGGCTACCTCGGCACGACGCTCTGCGAAAAACGCAACGACATTCGTGGTAAAGCTCGCGAAATCAGCACGGAAGGCTCCGCAGTAAAACTCTTCGTTATCCCGACGAACGAAGAATTGATGATCGCTCGCGACACGAAAGTTCTCTGTGCGAAATAATCAAGAACATAATAGAGCATACTCTCGGACAAACGTTCGAGAGTATGTTTTTTTCACAGCAGTCAAGAAAAATCCTTGACAAACGATAAAAGGGTAGCTATAATAGGTAAGGATTGAAGGTGGAACATGATGAGAATTAATACTGGCGAAACGAAGATGCAAGTTGGTATCGATCAGCAATTTCATTTCATCACGTCTGCCCGTCAATTAGATATTGACGAAAAGACGATAGAAATTTCGGATGATATCGTAGTTGACGGAACAATATCTTATACCGGTCGTTTATTTCAAGTAAGTGGCAACATTTCTTTCCGGGCAGAGCGCGTATGCGATCGTTGTTTGGAAAACTTCACAGAACACATGGTGATTCCTTTTGACGAAGTCTATCAAGAAGATACGGCGGAGAAAAAAGAAGAAGATGCCATTGAGTTCGAAGGAACGTTCATCGACTTAACGATGGTCGTAAGAGAAATGTTGATCATGGCCGACTTTTCGAAGGCGCTTTGCAGTGAAGACTGCAAAGGACTTTGCTTGAAATGCGGAGCGAATTTAAACGAGCAGGACTGTCAATGTGATCGACATATAATTGATCCTAGATTAGC
Protein-coding regions in this window:
- a CDS encoding DUF177 domain-containing protein, with product MRINTGETKMQVGIDQQFHFITSARQLDIDEKTIEISDDIVVDGTISYTGRLFQVSGNISFRAERVCDRCLENFTEHMVIPFDEVYQEDTAEKKEEDAIEFEGTFIDLTMVVREMLIMADFSKALCSEDCKGLCLKCGANLNEQDCQCDRHIIDPRLAALQSFFDNDKD